AACTGCATCAGCATGACGCGCAACGCTTTAGGCATCTGCTCCAGTTCGATGGCATCCATCAGATTTTTTACGTATAGCCCTAATTCTGTATCACCTTCAATCACCAGGCGACGCTGGAAGAAAAGCGTATCCGGATCCTGCTTGCGGGCCACGATCATCAGGAGATCGCTGGCATCGGCGCTAAAACTCACATCCGCATCTGCATTCTGGCTGACGATAAGTTTATCGTTTTCAACAGAGGTATACCATTTGAGGTCAATGTCACGCACATGAATGCTCAGCCAGCGACCTTCGAGAAACTCCAGCTCCCCATCGGCCAGCGCCTGACTAAACTGCCAGCTCAGGACCTGCTCCAGAACCTGGCGCTTCAGCGCAAAGGGCGTCAGTTTAACCGGTACACTCATCAGAGAAGGACCTAAATGTACTAAGCGTGAACGCAGTTTATCCAACACGAGCTTTACTCCCTGTTTCAATAGTCCTGCTATTTTGCCATATCAAATAAACGACATAGCGGCATAAATCAACAATTCGCTACGAAATTGTTACCTCTTTATTGGTGTCACCAATACGACTTTAACTGCCTCAAATCAAAAATTGTCTCAGCAAGGTTAACTAAAATCCCTCTTCGTTAACATTTCTGCGCCCTACATGGCGCAACGTTCAGGATAAATTATGGAGCTGCTCTGCCCTGCCGGAAACCTCCCGGCGCTTAAGGCGGCCATCGAGAACGGCGCTGATGCTGTCTACATCGGGCTGAAAGATGATACCAACGCCCGTCATTTCGCCGGCCTTAATTTTACCGAGAAAAAATTGCAGGAAGCGGTGAGTTTCGTTCATCAACATCGCCGTAAGCTGCACATTGCGATTAACACCTTTGCGCACCCGGATGGTTACGCACGCTGGCAGCGTGCCGTTGATATGGCAGCGCAACTGGGTGCAGACGCGCTGATCCTCGCCGACCTCGCCATGCTTGAGTATGCCGCAGAGCGCTACCCGCATATTGAGCGCCATGTCTCTGTTCAGGCATCTGCAACCAATGAAGAGGCGATTAATTTCTACCATCGCAACTTTGACGTCGCCCGCGTGGTTCTGCCGCGCGTGCTGTCTATTCATCAGGTGAAGCAGCTTGCTCGCGTCACACCAGTTCCCCTGGAAGTGTTCGCCTTTGGCAGCTTGTGCATTATGGCGGAAGGCCGTTGCTATCTTTCGTCTTACCTGACGGGCGAATCTCCTAATACCGTCGGTGCCTGCTCCCCTGCCCGTTTTGTGCGCTGGCAGCAGACCCCACAGGGTCTGGAATCTCGCCTGAACGAAGTGCTGATTGATCGCTACCAGGATGGCGAAAACGCCGGGTATCCAACGCTGTGTAAAGGGCGCTACCTGGTGGATGGCGAGCGCTACCATGCGCTGGAAGAACCCACCAGCCTCAACACGCTCGAACTGCTGCCGGAACTGCTGGCTGCCAATATTGCCTCGGTGAAAATCGAAGGTCGCCAGCGCAGCCCGGCTTACGTTAGCCAGGTGGCGAAAGTGTGGCGTCAGGCAATCGACCGCTGTATGGCCGACCCGCAAAACTACGTCCCGCAGGCCGCGTGGATGGAAACGCTCGGTTCAATGTCCGAAGGCACGCAGACCACGCTTGGCGCGTATCACCGTAAATGGCAGTGAGAAAAGCAATGAAATATTCATTAGGACCCGTGCTCTACTACTGGTCGAAAGAAACGCTGGAAGATTTTTACCAGCAGGCCGCCGCCAGTCATGCTGACGTTATCTATCTTGGCGAAGCAGTATGCAGCAAACGCCGTGCGACCAAAGTGGGCGACTGGTTGGATATGGCGAAGTCTCTCGCCGGTAGCGGTAAGCAGGTGGTGCTGTCGACGCTGGCGCTGGTGCAGGCTTCCTCTGAACTGGGAGAGCTGAAGCGCTATGTCGAAAACGGCGACTTCCTGTTGGAAGCCAGCGATCTCGGCGTGGTGAATATGTGCGCCGAGCGTAAGCTGCCGTTTGTCGCCGGGCACGCGCTCAACTGCTACAACGCCGTCACGCTGCGTATTCTGCTCAAGCAGGGCATGGTGCGCTGGTGTATGCCGGTTGAGCTGTCGCGCGACTGGCTGGTGAACCTGCTCAACCAGTGCGACGAACTGGGTATTCGCGACCAGTTTGAAACCGAAGTGCTGAGTTATGGGCATTTACCGCTGGCCTACTCTGCCCGCTGCTTTACCGCGCGTTCCGAAGATCGTCCAAAAGACGAATGTGAAACCTGCTGCATCAAATACCCGAACGGACGCGATGTGCTGTCGCAGGAGAATCAGCAGGTCTTTGTGCTCAACGGGATCCAGACCATGAGCGGC
This window of the Citrobacter freundii ATCC 8090 = MTCC 1658 = NBRC 12681 genome carries:
- the ubiU gene encoding ubiquinone anaerobic biosynthesis protein UbiU — translated: MELLCPAGNLPALKAAIENGADAVYIGLKDDTNARHFAGLNFTEKKLQEAVSFVHQHRRKLHIAINTFAHPDGYARWQRAVDMAAQLGADALILADLAMLEYAAERYPHIERHVSVQASATNEEAINFYHRNFDVARVVLPRVLSIHQVKQLARVTPVPLEVFAFGSLCIMAEGRCYLSSYLTGESPNTVGACSPARFVRWQQTPQGLESRLNEVLIDRYQDGENAGYPTLCKGRYLVDGERYHALEEPTSLNTLELLPELLAANIASVKIEGRQRSPAYVSQVAKVWRQAIDRCMADPQNYVPQAAWMETLGSMSEGTQTTLGAYHRKWQ
- the ubiT gene encoding ubiquinone anaerobic biosynthesis accessory factor UbiT yields the protein MLDKLRSRLVHLGPSLMSVPVKLTPFALKRQVLEQVLSWQFSQALADGELEFLEGRWLSIHVRDIDLKWYTSVENDKLIVSQNADADVSFSADASDLLMIVARKQDPDTLFFQRRLVIEGDTELGLYVKNLMDAIELEQMPKALRVMLMQLADFVEAGMKTSPETKQTSVGEPC
- a CDS encoding U32 family peptidase, encoding MKYSLGPVLYYWSKETLEDFYQQAAASHADVIYLGEAVCSKRRATKVGDWLDMAKSLAGSGKQVVLSTLALVQASSELGELKRYVENGDFLLEASDLGVVNMCAERKLPFVAGHALNCYNAVTLRILLKQGMVRWCMPVELSRDWLVNLLNQCDELGIRDQFETEVLSYGHLPLAYSARCFTARSEDRPKDECETCCIKYPNGRDVLSQENQQVFVLNGIQTMSGYVYNLGNELTSMQGLVDIVRLSPLGTETFAMLDAFRANENGSAPLPLAAHSDCNGYWKRLAGLELQA